TAAACTCCCACTTTTTAATGTTGCTAGATGGTTTTCATGTTGCTAGATCTCACCAATGGTGTAGTTTAGTAAGTGTAACAGGTGAAGCCTACAGAATCAGAAGAGGGTCGCTCAGTGCACACTGGTTACTGGCGAGAGTCTCTGCCTGCAGGAGAAGCACGTGGCGGCTGGGGTTCCCACCACCATCTCGACGGCCTGGTCTGAGAGCCTGGAGGACCCCATCAGGAGGAAGCATGAAGTCAGGGCAGCATAAAGTGACCTACAGCCTTGTGGATCCAGGGGTGCTGGGCTGTGACCCCCCGGCCTCCTAACCCTTCTCTAGAAgcctcttcttctgcctccctcgtCCTGGGGTCTGGGCCTCACCAGGCCACGCCAGCAAGCCTGGCCCGCTGGATCCATGTCTGCCACTGACCCACGGTGACTCTCTTCCTTGCAGACAGTGATGGCTGGAGCCCTGGTGGCCTTACTCCAAGACCCATCGAGAATGGAGGGATTTTGTGTAACAGCCGCTCTGTGAGTCAGTCTCAGGCTCAGTCCTCCACAGAGCAAGGTATTTGCCCCCACGTTCAGAGCCTGAGGTTCAGAACAAAGGCAGGAGCAGGACACCATGACAGCACATCACGGGCAAGACTGTGAAATGGACGGATATAGCACAGGACCAAGCTCCCTGGGCTAGTGGTGGGCTGTGGGTGTGTGAGACCTCTTACAGCTCTCTGATCGTGTGACTTAGATCACAGCCAGAGAGCATCATCAGTGTTCTTAAAGTGTGGACATCATCCAGCCCTCCCAGCCCATCTTTCCAGCTAAAGGAACAGTTGACAGACTCTCCTACCTGCTCAGTTGGCAGCTGCCATCATGTCCTGTCCCGAGACAAGAAGGCAGTGACGTCCTGCCTCGGCCCACCGGAGCGAGCAGTGCTTCCAACTGGGCTTCCTGCCAATGCCTGGAGAGTCAAGCCACCAGGCACGGTCCGCGtcgtcttttttttcttctgacttttgcTTTCTTGCTAGTGAGAGCCTACAGCTCAGTGGCAGAAAATGACATTGTTTCTACTTTCTGATTTATGGCAATTATCTTTTTCCCAAGGAAGCCCTGTACGTCTGCCCTGCCTCTGGCTTTAAGCCAGGATACCACAACTGTGTTTAGTGGGTGTTGCTCAAGCCCGGCCCTCCTCTGATTTTCCCGGCACGCGTGGGTCGTGGTCACTCCCGGAGTGTCCCCATTGCCTTGTGACGCCGAACCTCGACAATGCACTGACTATGGTTACCAGCACCTTTAGCAGACAGAATAAGAGTCTGGAAACAGAGACGAACGCTATTTCATAAACAACCACGTCAAAAGGTTTATTCCTGTATTGCAAACAAACCCCACTGACCAACCCCCCCCAAGtcactttttaattaaatcacccacataaatacatatagtaataaatacaaaaagaaaggattttctttgttttagtctTTGGTATATAgagcttttctcttctttttccctctttccctgttCACATTTCCCTCCATCTCCTCATGTTCACATTATTCCTTTGGACCAAAAGCAGCCCAAAAGTAAACTGAGTGCCACGGGACCCCTGCAGTAGGGGGCAGTCTGGGTCCTGGCGCCTTTCGGGGCTCAgggagggccaggccctgggaactCACACGTAGTCGTTCAGCCTGTACCCGCTGTGCGAGGCCGAGGTGACCGAGGGGGCCCGGTTGTCCTTGTAGGCGTCGGGTGGCCGGTAGGCGGGCGCCGTGGCTGCTgcggccctgggctgggcctggtgGAGCCTGGAGGGCGCCTCGTCCTGGCAGGACAGGCAGAGCAGCGTGCCGCCGATGAGCGAGAGGGACGAGGAGATGAAGCCGAGGTACAGGGCCTGCCCGATCTCGAACTTCATGCCGCTGGGCAGCAGCGGGTTGTAGAAGTTCTGCACCACGTCGTTGGTGGTCCAGGAGACGGCCACCATGCAGAGGAGGCCCGCCAGGATGAAGAGCGCGCCACCCAGCACCGCGAAGGTGGTCTTGGCGGGCGTGCCCTTGGCGCAGCGCGTGCACTTCATGCCCACCACGGCGCAGGCGCAGGCCACGCCCGACAGCAGGCAGGAGATGACCATGAGCGCCCGGGCCGCCTGCAGGTCGCGGGGCAGCGCCAGCAGCGAGCGGTAGATCTGGCACTGGTAGATGCCCGTGCTGTGCCACACGCACTCCATCCACAGCCCCTTCAGGTAGGACACGGCCGTCAGGATGTTGGTGCCCACGTGCGCCGTCCTGCGCCAGTGCGGCAGGATGGTGGTGATCAGCGTGCCCACCAGGCCCAGGAAGCTGAGCAGGAAGCCCAGGAGCTGCACGGCCGTGTTGGCCATGGCCCCGCAGGCCGGCTGCCGCGCTCACTCAGGCACCTGCTGGAGTCCTAATGAACCGGGGAGGcggggcagggagagaaaggaaatgggttAAATATTATCtcaatgcatttatttctgccaCTGAAACTGAGTTTTCCATAGGCAGTTGGTACCACAattaacatactttttaaaatagtttcggAGACTTCATTGGGTGAAAGAATAAGCTGCTTGTCTAAGACACTTTCCCTGGAAGGCCAGAACTAGAAGGGATGTGCAGAAATCTGGCTGGCCTGCCCTTCTCAAGGACCCCAGGGAAGGACACTCCAGAGCCCGCATTCCCGTCTCTCAGCACTTACCAACTGCGTGGGAAGTTCTACCTTATGTCTGCCCTCAAACATTTCTGTTGCCTTTGAATCTCATTTCCTTCTGTCTGGTCAGTCATGGGTTCAATTGTGAAATCAACAAACGGACTGACAAGTGTTAAACTGTGTGCCCCTAAGACTTACGAAATAGATGTAGACTGCCTGTCAGCatgaaatgttttctgaatgtGGGCAACTTCCCTATGCGCTGAGCTAGGGAGAGGTTTACCCCCATAGGCAGGTCAGATGCTGCCTTCCAGAATCCCAGAGCTGGATGTGAACTTAGAGATTGTCCACTG
The window above is part of the Equus quagga isolate Etosha38 chromosome 21, UCLA_HA_Equagga_1.0, whole genome shotgun sequence genome. Proteins encoded here:
- the LOC124231264 gene encoding claudin-14, whose protein sequence is MANTAVQLLGFLLSFLGLVGTLITTILPHWRRTAHVGTNILTAVSYLKGLWMECVWHSTGIYQCQIYRSLLALPRDLQAARALMVISCLLSGVACACAVVGMKCTRCAKGTPAKTTFAVLGGALFILAGLLCMVAVSWTTNDVVQNFYNPLLPSGMKFEIGQALYLGFISSSLSLIGGTLLCLSCQDEAPSRLHQAQPRAAAATAPAYRPPDAYKDNRAPSVTSASHSGYRLNDYV